In Ctenopharyngodon idella isolate HZGC_01 chromosome 1, HZGC01, whole genome shotgun sequence, a single genomic region encodes these proteins:
- the aftpha gene encoding aftiphilin a isoform X3 translates to MEPDVIRMYSSSPPPMEDGVEDDDDEFSDFTGVPNSTSFSEFDTPTSFNQSQALNATSPPELLSNGRIVGLSPQPAGSTKSNGVMPGVGQTGTPNGRTVNVEELKKLTEHQAHITSLEFATGSRTDSEAIDCNGTVEVLTNGFATLDQGGSPPTPHKNNEIDVSPDDFADFSAFSNAEHDQPLNTDWEHSNQPAQNDISDSVEARGASIVDDSRDSRNTGFGFPLENSKGLSNGNWSFHEGSDLDQRDLEADTTEVVSTAQPLALNGVTQSEADDDGVSPDSNGERCSAEQSDEKGSENETEETETETETSFGRPLSTDALEEFGDFSTTGSVPSPPLLEETATPADHSQLAEDDDEDFGDFGDFGDASSFSVTGFADFDQQGATTQVAQSETAPIPPVDVEEDKFGDFDPSKEPSKTDLAGEEATTFADFPGSDSFADFSSAQVADAGDNGEWQAFSEPDQSQNEGESWATFGQEQDASCTEKTEDDWHECQQVTAPPTGAEERKSCTTTALFSRLEKIFQASFELVLAPQVEEDVTSLNTFLKPYTSDTSEPEDGDRGTTSGALRDVWQQLQDVNNAYGLRYQWGGSHTNKALLCSLGIDTRNILFTGQRKQPVIVPMYAASLGMLEPTKEPVKPVSAAEMIASIAQSPSVATELNTCPPDTAQESLPPVQFDWSSSGLTNPLDASGGSSLLNLDFFGPVDESPSGTATSIPGVDPELYELTQAKLDVSGSSSRVVDAFARLMSTVEKTSTSTSRKPVQKEENLSEEARRVIAGLPDLSFMQAKVLMFPSTLTPLLPSSTPD, encoded by the exons ATGGAGCCTGACGTGATACGCATGTACTCCTCCTCTCCACCCCCGATGGAGGACGGCGTTGAGGATGACGACGATGAATTCAGCGACTTCACCGGCGTCCCGAACAGCACCAGCTTCTCGGAGTTTGACACGCCCACTTCGTTCAACCAGTCTCAGGCTTTGAATGCCACCTCGCCGCCGGAGCTCCTGAGCAATGGAAGAATCGTAGGACTGTCTCCTCAACCTGCAGGGTCTACAAAGTCTAATGGCGTGATGCCTGGCGTTGGCCAGACAGGCACGCCCAATGGCAGAACGGTTAACGTAGAGGAACTCAAAAAGTTGACCGAGCACCAAGCTCATATCACATCCTTGGAGTTTGCAACGGGCTCTCGGACTGACAGCGAAGCCATTGACTGCAATGGCACCGTTGAAGTGCTTACGAACGGATTTGCAACATTAGACCAAGGAGGAAGCCCACCTACGCcacacaaaaacaatgaaattgaTGTCAGTCCAGATGATTTTGCAGATTTCTCTGCTTTTTCAAATGCTGAACACGACCAGCCTTTAAATACAGACTGGGAACATTCAAATCAACCGGCACAGAATGACATTAGCGACAGTGTTGAAGCACGAGGAGCTAGTATAGTGGACGACAGCAGGGACTCAAGAAACACAGGGTTTGGATTCCCTTTGGAAAACTCAAAAGGTCTCAGCAACGGAAACTGGAGTTTCCATGAAGGGTCGGATTTAGATCAAAGGGATCTAGAAGCGGATACTACTGAAGTGGTTAGCACAGCGCAACCGCTAGCCCTTAACGGTGTCACTCAGAGTGAGGCCGATGACGATGGGGTGTCGCCTGACTCTAATGGGGAGAGATGTAGTGCTGAACAATCAGATGAGAAAGGCTCAGAGAATGAGACAGAAGAAACTGAGACGGAAACAGAGACTTCCTTCGGTCGGCCGCTATCGACAGATGCGCTCGAAGAATTCGGTGACTTTAGCACGACAGGATCTGTTCCCTCACCTCCACTTCTGGAGGAGACGGCCACTCCTGCCGATCACAGCCAACTGGCTGAGGATGACGATGAGGATTTTGGGGATTTCGGCGACTTCGGAGACGCCAGCTCATTTAGCGTGACTGGATTTGCTGATTTTGACCAGCAGGGGGCCACAACACAAGTCGCTCAGTCCGAAACGGCCCCCATTCCCCCGGTGGATGTTGAAGAGGATAAATTTGGTGATTTTGACCCATCAAAAGAACCTAGTAAAACAGATTTGGCAGGTGAGGAAGCAACAACGTTTGCAGACTTTCCTGGAAGTGACAGTTTCGCGGATTTCAGCTCCGCGCAGGTGGCTGATGCCGGTGATAACGGAGAATGGCAGGCTTTCTCTGAGCCAGATCAGAGCCAGAACGAAGGGGAATCATGGGCAACATTCGGGCAGGAACAGGATGCATCGTGTACTGAAAAGACTGAAGACGACTGGCATGAATGCCAGCAGGTTACGGCGCCCCCTACTGGTGCGGAGGAGCGCAAAAGTTGTACAACG ACTGCACTGTTCAGCCGTTTGGAGAAGATTTTCCAGGCCAGTTTCGAACTGGTTCTCGCTCCTCAGGTGGAGGAAGACGTGACCTCGCTCAACACCTTCCTCAAACCTTACACTTCAGACACATCAGAACCAGAAGACGGCGACAGAGGGACAACCAGCGG GGCACTGCGAGACGTGTGGCAGCAGCTGCAGGATGTTAACAATGCCTACGGCCTCCGGTACCAGTGGGGCGGCTCTCACACCAATAAAGCACTGCTCTGCTCTCTTGGCATTGACACCAGAAATATA CTGTTCACGGGCCAAAGAAAGCAGCCTGTAATTGTGCCAATGTACGCTGCCAGTCTG GGGATGCTGGAACCCACGAAAGAGCCAGTGAAGCCTGTCTCTGCCGCTGAAATGATCGCCTCAATAGCACAATCTCCTTCAGTCGCCACGGAGTTGAACACCTGTCCACCAGACACCGCCCAG gaGTCTCTTCCTCCCGTTCAGTTTGACTGGAGCAGCAGTGGCCTTACAAACCCTCTGGACG CGAGTGGAGGCTCGTCTCTGCTCAACCTCGATTTTTTCGGCCCCGTGGACGAGTCGCCCTCCGGCACGGCCACCTCCATACCAG GAGTGGATCCGGAGCTGTACGAGTTGACCCAAGCGAAGCTGGACGTCAGCGGGAGCAGCAGTAGGGTCGTGGATGCGTTCGCTCGCCTCATGTCGACCGTCGAGAAGACCAGCACCTCCACCAG